CGGCTGCATCATCGAGCCACCGGATCTGATCCGCTTGGACGGAGGAGATGAGTGGCCCGATGGGGGCAAACGTCCGACATCGGACGGCGGCTTCGACATCGAATGGGACGGCGGTCTCGGAGGCGGAGGTGGCGGCTGGGACGGCGGAGCCTGGGACGCGGGCTCTGGGCCACGGGGGAACTTCCCGGGTGGCGGCGCGAACGGAGACCGTGGAACGGGCGTACTCTGGCTGGTGCGCATCGACCGGAGCACGGCGAATCTGGCCGCCTCGTATGGCTCGCTCATCGAGACGATGACCCAGCAGCTCATCGCCCAGGGCTTCGACATCCGGAGAACGGCCGTGGGCTCGCTCTATGAGCCGAGGCTGTTGTCGGGCAACGAGAGCGCGACTCCATCCGCCGCGAGCGTGCAGTCCCTGCTGGAGAGCGCGGCCACCTACAGCGGCACGACTCCCACCGGCTGCAGCAGCCAGCACCTGCTGTCGCTCACGGTCCGGCTCAGCGAGGCCACGGTGGCATCGTCTGGCTCCCGTCCCTTCGCGGACCCGCTCGGCGCCCTGCTCGTGGTGATGATCGACCATGGGAGCCATCCGCAAGACTACGGCCCCGGTTGTGACCCGGCCGAGAAGACCCCGGCGGAGCGGTTCGGCGTCGAGCACATGCCCTGGCTCAACATCGGCAGTCCCCCGACCTCCGCCTGGCGCATCCCCCGATCCCAGACGCGCTTCCTCTTCGTCTCCACGTCGGAGAACGAGAGCTACGCGCAGTTGCGTGAGCGCTGCGCGAGAATGAGCACCTTCCCGCGGACCGCGCTCGATGCCATCAGCCCCTCGGAGCACCCCTTCTACGAGCCCTTCAGCGTCGGGCTGAACGGCTTCCAGCCCGGACTGGGGACGCGGATCGACCTGTGCCAGGCCGTGGCGCAGGACTGGGCGGGCTTCTCGCGCGGCTTCGCGAGGAACTGGGCCCAACTGCTGAGCCTGCCCGCCGACCAGAGATGAGGGCACGGGGCGCACCGCGAAGGGCCGGGCCGGTGGCGGGGGGAGTCCGCACCGCCTGGCGTCCGCGCGGAGCGCCCCGAGTCGTGGCCGCACGTGGGGCCAGGAGGCGCCCGACCGCCGCGTCCCGGCCCGCGCGGCGCTGGAGGTGGGGCCTCGCGGCGCTGCTCCTACTGTTCATGCTCTTCTGGCTGTGGCCCTCCACTCCCGAGCCCGTGCCCCCACCCGTGGCCGTGCCCGAGGCACCACCGCCGCCCCCCGTCGTCACGCGACCGGTGGTGAAGAAGAAGGTGGCACCCAAGCCCTCCCCTCCCCCCCCGGCGGCGCCCATGTCCTCGCAGCGGGCGCTGCTGCGCCGGGCCATGGAGGCGCGAGCCCCGGACCTGCGCGCCTGCGCCCTGCCCCCCGGAGCGCCCACGACGCTGGGAGCGAGGATTCGCGTGGCGCGCGGGGGAGCCACGAAGTCGGTCGCCTTCGCGTCCGGACAGCGCCTGCCCCGGGAGCTGGCCGAGTGCCTTCGCCAGCGCCTGCTCCAGTGGGAGTTCTCGGACGTGGGACTGAGCTCGGACGTGGAGATCTTCGTCGACTTCGCGCTCGGCGGATGAAACGAAAAACGCGCGTGGACCCCAGAGGCCCACGCGCGTTCATGCTCCGGATGCGCTCAGGCGCGCGACGTCAGACGGCCGCCTTGAGGCGGGTGCTGGCGGCCACCGGCGCCGGCGCCGGCGCCGACGCGGAGAGGCCCACGAAAGCGCGCAGGGCATCCTTCTTGTCGATGCGCTCCCAGGTGAACTCCTTCTCCGCGCGGCCGAAGTGACCGTACGCGGCGGTCTTCTGGTAGATGGGGCGCAGCAGATCCAGGTGCTCGGTAATCTCGCGCGGCTTGAGGCCAAACGTCTGCTTGATGGCGGCGACGATCTTCTCCTCGGGCACGGCGGCCGTGCCGAAGGTCTCCACCAGGACGCTCACGGGGTCGGCCACGCCGATGGCGTAGGAGACCTGCACCTCGCAGCGGCGCGCGAGTCCCGCGGCCACCACGTTCTTGGCGATGTAGCGGCCCATGTACGCGGCCGAGCGATCCACCTTGGACGGATCCTTGCCCGAGAAGGCACCGCCACCGTGACGGCCCATGCCGCCGTAGGTGTCCACGATGATCTTCCGGCCCGTCACGCCCGAGTCGCCCATGGGGCCGCCGATGACGAAGCGCCCGGTGGGGTTGATGTAGATCTTCGTCTTGGCGTCGATGAGCTTCTTGGGCAGGGCCTTGGCGATGACGTCCTCGCGGATGGCCTCGTGGATCTTCTTGTTGGAGATGTCGTCCGAGTGCTGCGTGGACAGCACCACCGCGTCGATGCGCACGGGACGGCCGCCCCGGTACTCGACGGTGACCTGGCTCTTGCCGTCCGGACGCAGCCAGTCGTGCGTCTTGCGGCGCACGTCCGCCAGGCGCCTGGTGAGCGCGTGGGCGTAGTGGATGGGGGCCGGCATGAACTCCGGCGTCTCGTCACAGGCGAAGCCAAACATCATGCCCTGGTCGCCCGCGCCCTGCTCCTTCTTGTTGTCCACGCCGCGCGCGATGTCCTGGCTCTGGCCCTCGATGGCCACCATGACGCCGCAGGTGTTGCCGTCATAGCCCATGGAGCTGTCCGTGTAGCCGATGCGGCAGATGGTGCTGCGGACGATCTTCGGGATGTCGACGTAACAGTTGGTGGTCACCTCACCAGCGACGATCGCCAGACCCGTCTTCACCAGGGTCTCCACGGCCACGCGGCCCTGGGGATCCTTGGAGAGGATGGCGTCCAGCACCCCGTCGGAGATCTGATCGGCGATCTTGTCCGGGTGCCCTTCAGTGACGGATTCGGAGGTGAACAGGTAGTCAGTCGGCATGAG
Above is a window of Cystobacter fuscus DNA encoding:
- the metK gene encoding methionine adenosyltransferase — protein: MPTDYLFTSESVTEGHPDKIADQISDGVLDAILSKDPQGRVAVETLVKTGLAIVAGEVTTNCYVDIPKIVRSTICRIGYTDSSMGYDGNTCGVMVAIEGQSQDIARGVDNKKEQGAGDQGMMFGFACDETPEFMPAPIHYAHALTRRLADVRRKTHDWLRPDGKSQVTVEYRGGRPVRIDAVVLSTQHSDDISNKKIHEAIREDVIAKALPKKLIDAKTKIYINPTGRFVIGGPMGDSGVTGRKIIVDTYGGMGRHGGGAFSGKDPSKVDRSAAYMGRYIAKNVVAAGLARRCEVQVSYAIGVADPVSVLVETFGTAAVPEEKIVAAIKQTFGLKPREITEHLDLLRPIYQKTAAYGHFGRAEKEFTWERIDKKDALRAFVGLSASAPAPAPVAASTRLKAAV